In a single window of the Pocillopora verrucosa isolate sample1 chromosome 4, ASM3666991v2, whole genome shotgun sequence genome:
- the LOC131774881 gene encoding serine/arginine repetitive matrix protein 2 isoform X1: MAEFQGQPTATAFRRQRTFSESSTDVSAGIDLQERLRKEKSQRKETDEVYQRLQDDYDELLKKYAQAENTIDQLRIGAKLNLYSDLPPPQQSSFVKVSVHNQPGVFRFPKSRQAILSEDSFPLTEGSHAIPQNGNQRTSGSGTDSSPANPSCPDGRGARFRAALASKLQYFQEDVDALQSHVMEGQWGELELQELRDMCEQLKAQNGNLKQELLQIQRLENGRDPESFENESFTGDFQPEDSLDGQLYRCGLRLEEISEQLGHHTTPSDDPHSQQERRNSYSDLLDRPRDNHHTASAENQRPEGDLQNLMQRLRNIKEASRNDALREGNSSDDAEDLDANSFEREDDFSRRFSLGPLPDSEGEEKQGLGDQAEPLDLQESGYFASESMSVIQDPLSEPLSSQYLVNSQGPQDRTRAGSLPHTSPHRLSIGSSTGQRSRSNSHRSRANTADFDSPPLPEDDGDNDLPSSTLPSPQTSPGSSKSPRASSSPKGNSVSGIPPPPRRQDSHMSEASSKRSRASSRASRLPVSSGIPTHDSLRDTQPVEPFDSRDRTASIHSSPREQHEPQESRRNSRQEPPRTLNGLHDDRASKPSRIAHGRPLRASVSGDSRVSTPLFLPNGNGPAQPKELNRRGKYRNPAADSERGFDSGFFGSEGSRISRGHESPDIPPPYYPETKLRSAPLQEQSATETEDDRGHITAPKHAPKLISRNRDARRRRSSLQSLSESEEDRYLETTHSKPSTRTPSSQRERRSHRHTPTHPVPRSDNEGVRRLDESLRRHTSTPSINEDTVERSVPSAVSRRTSRTPARYNKGTNTPRSTGPRLDQSRPMDKQSVRSYPGDRESVRSGRRSRRGDDSSSGYSDNERRYRRDPIDKLREELQSLRSQLQQDSNARGLQAQMYDDLRRRHDDLEREMARRGAEQQMANLYDNLQKKYDDLANEMSRSKESATTSTTPQDDLRRRIEELARDVGDLKRRDHQRPSRSRSPSPAPAKAPAVTMMQFLCPFCGSSGSHSHGNYFYPGYSGPEQETPIVSTRTPTSRPRRHTETQTPYNPGLTNTYVHHPTTPAATSTPYSPYYHNVVSSPMHHHTHTYPGAATSSSIIPAGVVPGVPVAPPGAVNETPTVHHIHHLPRGRSRNRRDYVVSDSDDSESDEEYPAPRSRHVRLRSNPSPSHSGWGNHEGDELESYRLHQSLDVANKAARRMQNISKRMLSNIASDLIRSGKR, from the exons ATGGCTGAATTTCAAGGCCAACCGACTGCAACCGCCTTTAGGAGACAAAGGACTTTCTCGGAAAGCTCGACGGATGTTTCAGCCGGGATTGATTTACAGGAAAGGTTGAGGAAAGAGAAGTCACAACGTAAAGAGACTGACGAAGTTTATCAGCGACTACAGGACGATTACGACGAACTTCTCAAAAAATACGCACAGGCCGAGAACACTATAGATCAACTTAGGATAGGTGCTAAACTTAACTTGTACAGCGATTTGCCTCCACCACAACAAAGCTCATTTGTAAAAGTCTCGGTTCACAATCAGCCTGGCGTATTCAGATTTCCTAAAAGTCGCCAAGCTATTTTAAGCGAAGATAGTTTTCCTCTAACCGAAGGATCTCACGCTATACCGCAAAATGGCAACCAACGCACCTCAGGTTCAGGGACTGATTCTTCTCCAGCAAATCCATCGTGTCCCGATGGAAGAGGAGCCCGATTTAGGGCAGCTTTAGCGTCTAAATTGCAGTATTTTCAAGAAGACGTAGACGCTTTGCAAAGCCATGTCATGGAAGGACAATGGGGAGAGCTTGAACTTCAAGAATTGAGGGATATGTGCGAGCAGTTGAAAGCACAAAACGGGAATTTGAAACAAGAATTGCTGCAGATCCAACGATTGGAAAATGGACGAGATCCAGAGTCCTTTGAAAACGAAAG tTTTACTGGTGATTTTCAACCTGAGGACAGTCTTGATGGACAG CTGTATCGATGTGGGCTGcgactggaagaaatttcaGAGCAGCTTGGGCACCATACTACTCCATCTGATGATCCTCACAGTCAACAGGAAAGGAGAAATAGTTACAGCGATTTGTTAGACAG ACCAAGGGACAATCATCACACAGCATCAGCAGAAAATCAGAGACCTGAGGGTGATCTACAGAATCTAATGCAG AGACTGAGAAACATCAAGGAGGCAAGCAGAAATGACGCTTTGAG AGAAGGGAACAGCTCAGATGATGCGGAAGATCTGGATGCAAATTCTTTTGAAAGAGAGGATGACTTTTCTAGAAGATTTTCTCTCG GTCCGCTTCCAGATAGTGAAGGCGAAGAAAAACAG GGGCTTGGTGACCAAGCCGAACCTTTGGACCTACAGGAGTCTGGATACTTCGCGTCCGAATCAATGAGTGTGATTCAAGACCCTCTCTCTGAGCCCTTGTCAAGTCAGTACCTCGTAAATAGTCAAGGGCCACAAGATAGAACACGAGCAGGGTCCTTACCTCAcacaag CCCTCATCGCCTCTCAATCGGTTCAAGTACTGGACAGCGATCAAGGAGCAACAGTCACCGCAGCCGCGCCAACACAGCGGACTTCGATTCACCCCCACTCCCAGAGGATGATGGTGACAATGATCTTCCTTCTTCAACTTTACCTTCTCCACAGACCTCGCCTGGCAGTTCTAAGTCACCTCGAGCTTCGTCGAGTCCAAAGGGTAACAGCGTAAGCGGAATTCCTCCGCCTCCAAGACGCCAAGACAGTCACATGAGTGAAGCCAGTAGCAAACGTTCACGTGCTAGTTCTAGAGCATCGAGACTGCCTGTGTCCAGTGGTATTCCCACGCACGACAGCTTGCGTGACACTCAACCAGTCGAACCCTTTGATTCACGTGATCGCACGGCCAGTATTCACAGCTCACCGCGTGAACAGCACGAGCCGCAAGAATCACGGCGAAATAGCAGGCAGGAACCGCCACGGACGTTAAATGGGTTACACGATGATCGTGCCTCTAAACCCTCCAGGATTGCCCATGGTCGTCCTTTAAGAGCGAGCGTTTCGGGCGATAGCCGTGTTTCCACGCCGCTCTTTCTTCCTAACGGGAACGGGCCCGCTCAGCCTAAAGAGCTCAACCGTAGGGGAAAATATCGCAACCCAGCGGCTGATTCTGAGAGAGGTTTTGATAGCGGCTTCTTTGGTTCGGAGGGAAGTCGCATATCACGGGGCCACGAGTCCCCTGATATTCCGCCCCCTTATTACCCCGAGACTAAACTACGCAGTGCGCCTTTACAAGAACAATCCGCAACAGAGACTGAAGATGATAGGGGCCACATTACGGCGCCGAAACATGCGCCAAAGTTAATTTCTAGAAATAGAGATGCGAGGCGACGGAGGTCCTCCTTGCAGTCGCTGTCAGAAAGCGAGGAGGATCGTTATTTAGAGACAACTCATTCCAAGCCTTCAACGAGAACGCCGTCGTCTCAAAGAGAACGAAGAAGTCATCGACATACTCCAACTCATCCTGTCCCCCGATCGGATAACGAAGGCGTTCGACGACTGGACGAATCGTTACGAAGGCATACGTCTACTCCGAGCATAAACGAAGATACGGTAGAAAGATCAGTGCCAAGTGCCGTGAGTAGGCGAACGTCTAGGACACCTGCACGCTACAATAAGGGAACTAATACTCCAAGAAGTACGG GCCCGCGGTTAGATCAGTCCCGCCCAATGGATAAACAGAGCGTGCGCAGTTACCCGGGCGACCGTGAATCCGTGCGGTCAGGACGGCGGTCAAGAAGAGGTGACGATAGTAGCAGTGGATACAGTGATAATGAACGGAGATATCGTAG AGATCCTATTGATAAACTGAGAGAGGAGCTTCAGAGCTTGCGTTCGCAACTGCAGCAAGACTCGAACGCTCGCGGATTGCAAGCTCAGATGTACGACGACCTCCGACGGAGGCACGACGATCTGGAACGAGAGATGGCCCGAAGAGGTGCCGAGCAACAGATGGCGAACCTATACGACAACCTACAGAAAAAATACGATGATCTGGCGAACGAAATGTCTCGGAGCAAAGAAAGTGCGACCACAAGCACGACACCTCAAGACGATCTTAGAAGACGGATCGAAGAACTAGCAAGGGACGTAGGAGACCTAAAGCGAAGAGATCACCAGCGACCTTCTCGTTCTCGCTCTCCTTCGCCAGCTCCTGCAAAAGCACCCGCGGTCACTATGATGCAGTTTTTGTGTCCGTTTTGCGGAAGTTCTGGCTCTCATAGTCACGGGAATTATTTCTATCCAGGGTATTCTGGACCAGAACAGGAAACCCCGATTGTTAGCACACGGACACCAACCTCGAGGCCTCGTCGCCATACCGAGACGCAGACTCCTTATAATCCCGGATTAACGAACACTTATGTCCACCACCCTACTACCCCTGCGGCTACTTCCACACCGTACTCACCCTACTACCACAA TGTTGTTTCATCACCTATGCATCATCATACTCACACCTATCCGGGAGCTGCGACTTCATCGTCCATAATACCCGCGGGAGTTGTCCCCGGCGTGCCGGTGGCACCGCCAGGGGCGGTGAACGAAACCCCAACGGTACATCATATCCATCATCTTCCTCGGGGGAGGTCTAGGAACCGGCGGGATTATGTGGTATCCGATAGCGATGACTCTGAAAGTGACGAAGAATACCCTGCACCTCGAAG cAGGCACGTTCGACTCAGAAGTAACCCAAGTCCAAGTCACAGCGGTTGGGGAAATCACGAAGGAGATGAA TTGGAGAGTTATCGACTCCATCAGTCGCTGGACGTGGCTAACAAAGCCGCAAGAAGAATGCAGAATATCTCAAAGAGAATGCTGAGTAACATCGCTTCCGACTTAATCCGATCCGGCAAAAGATAG
- the LOC131774881 gene encoding microtubule-associated protein futsch isoform X3: protein MAEFQGQPTATAFRRQRTFSESSTDVSAGIDLQERLRKEKSQRKETDEVYQRLQDDYDELLKKYAQAENTIDQLRIGAKLNLYSDLPPPQQSSFVKVSVHNQPGVFRFPKSRQAILSEDSFPLTEGSHAIPQNGNQRTSGSGTDSSPANPSCPDGRGARFRAALASKLQYFQEDVDALQSHVMEGQWGELELQELRDMCEQLKAQNGNLKQELLQIQRLENGRDPESFENESFTGDFQPEDSLDGQLYRCGLRLEEISEQLGHHTTPSDDPHSQQERRNSYSDLLDRPRDNHHTASAENQRPEGDLQNLMQRLRNIKEASRNDALREGNSSDDAEDLDANSFEREDDFSRRFSLGPLPDSEGEEKQGLGDQAEPLDLQESGYFASESMSVIQDPLSEPLSSQYLVNSQGPQDRTRAGSLPHTSPHRLSIGSSTGQRSRSNSHRSRANTADFDSPPLPEDDGDNDLPSSTLPSPQTSPGSSKSPRASSSPKGNSVSGIPPPPRRQDSHMSEASSKRSRASSRASRLPVSSGIPTHDSLRDTQPVEPFDSRDRTASIHSSPREQHEPQESRRNSRQEPPRTLNGLHDDRASKPSRIAHGRPLRASVSGDSRVSTPLFLPNGNGPAQPKELNRRGKYRNPAADSERGFDSGFFGSEGSRISRGHESPDIPPPYYPETKLRSAPLQEQSATETEDDRGHITAPKHAPKLISRNRDARRRRSSLQSLSESEEDRYLETTHSKPSTRTPSSQRERRSHRHTPTHPVPRSDNEGVRRLDESLRRHTSTPSINEDTVERSVPSAVSRRTSRTPARYNKGTNTPRSPRLDQSRPMDKQSVRSYPGDRESVRSGRRSRRGDDSSSGYSDNERRYRRDPIDKLREELQSLRSQLQQDSNARGLQAQMYDDLRRRHDDLEREMARRGAEQQMANLYDNLQKKYDDLANEMSRSKESATTSTTPQDDLRRRIEELARDVGDLKRRDHQRPSRSRSPSPAPAKAPAVTMMQFLCPFCGSSGSHSHGNYFYPGYSGPEQETPIVSTRTPTSRPRRHTETQTPYNPGLTNTYVHHPTTPAATSTPYSPYYHNVVSSPMHHHTHTYPGAATSSSIIPAGVVPGVPVAPPGAVNETPTVHHIHHLPRGRSRNRRDYVVSDSDDSESDEEYPAPRSRHVRLRSNPSPSHSGWGNHEGDELESYRLHQSLDVANKAARRMQNISKRMLSNIASDLIRSGKR from the exons ATGGCTGAATTTCAAGGCCAACCGACTGCAACCGCCTTTAGGAGACAAAGGACTTTCTCGGAAAGCTCGACGGATGTTTCAGCCGGGATTGATTTACAGGAAAGGTTGAGGAAAGAGAAGTCACAACGTAAAGAGACTGACGAAGTTTATCAGCGACTACAGGACGATTACGACGAACTTCTCAAAAAATACGCACAGGCCGAGAACACTATAGATCAACTTAGGATAGGTGCTAAACTTAACTTGTACAGCGATTTGCCTCCACCACAACAAAGCTCATTTGTAAAAGTCTCGGTTCACAATCAGCCTGGCGTATTCAGATTTCCTAAAAGTCGCCAAGCTATTTTAAGCGAAGATAGTTTTCCTCTAACCGAAGGATCTCACGCTATACCGCAAAATGGCAACCAACGCACCTCAGGTTCAGGGACTGATTCTTCTCCAGCAAATCCATCGTGTCCCGATGGAAGAGGAGCCCGATTTAGGGCAGCTTTAGCGTCTAAATTGCAGTATTTTCAAGAAGACGTAGACGCTTTGCAAAGCCATGTCATGGAAGGACAATGGGGAGAGCTTGAACTTCAAGAATTGAGGGATATGTGCGAGCAGTTGAAAGCACAAAACGGGAATTTGAAACAAGAATTGCTGCAGATCCAACGATTGGAAAATGGACGAGATCCAGAGTCCTTTGAAAACGAAAG tTTTACTGGTGATTTTCAACCTGAGGACAGTCTTGATGGACAG CTGTATCGATGTGGGCTGcgactggaagaaatttcaGAGCAGCTTGGGCACCATACTACTCCATCTGATGATCCTCACAGTCAACAGGAAAGGAGAAATAGTTACAGCGATTTGTTAGACAG ACCAAGGGACAATCATCACACAGCATCAGCAGAAAATCAGAGACCTGAGGGTGATCTACAGAATCTAATGCAG AGACTGAGAAACATCAAGGAGGCAAGCAGAAATGACGCTTTGAG AGAAGGGAACAGCTCAGATGATGCGGAAGATCTGGATGCAAATTCTTTTGAAAGAGAGGATGACTTTTCTAGAAGATTTTCTCTCG GTCCGCTTCCAGATAGTGAAGGCGAAGAAAAACAG GGGCTTGGTGACCAAGCCGAACCTTTGGACCTACAGGAGTCTGGATACTTCGCGTCCGAATCAATGAGTGTGATTCAAGACCCTCTCTCTGAGCCCTTGTCAAGTCAGTACCTCGTAAATAGTCAAGGGCCACAAGATAGAACACGAGCAGGGTCCTTACCTCAcacaag CCCTCATCGCCTCTCAATCGGTTCAAGTACTGGACAGCGATCAAGGAGCAACAGTCACCGCAGCCGCGCCAACACAGCGGACTTCGATTCACCCCCACTCCCAGAGGATGATGGTGACAATGATCTTCCTTCTTCAACTTTACCTTCTCCACAGACCTCGCCTGGCAGTTCTAAGTCACCTCGAGCTTCGTCGAGTCCAAAGGGTAACAGCGTAAGCGGAATTCCTCCGCCTCCAAGACGCCAAGACAGTCACATGAGTGAAGCCAGTAGCAAACGTTCACGTGCTAGTTCTAGAGCATCGAGACTGCCTGTGTCCAGTGGTATTCCCACGCACGACAGCTTGCGTGACACTCAACCAGTCGAACCCTTTGATTCACGTGATCGCACGGCCAGTATTCACAGCTCACCGCGTGAACAGCACGAGCCGCAAGAATCACGGCGAAATAGCAGGCAGGAACCGCCACGGACGTTAAATGGGTTACACGATGATCGTGCCTCTAAACCCTCCAGGATTGCCCATGGTCGTCCTTTAAGAGCGAGCGTTTCGGGCGATAGCCGTGTTTCCACGCCGCTCTTTCTTCCTAACGGGAACGGGCCCGCTCAGCCTAAAGAGCTCAACCGTAGGGGAAAATATCGCAACCCAGCGGCTGATTCTGAGAGAGGTTTTGATAGCGGCTTCTTTGGTTCGGAGGGAAGTCGCATATCACGGGGCCACGAGTCCCCTGATATTCCGCCCCCTTATTACCCCGAGACTAAACTACGCAGTGCGCCTTTACAAGAACAATCCGCAACAGAGACTGAAGATGATAGGGGCCACATTACGGCGCCGAAACATGCGCCAAAGTTAATTTCTAGAAATAGAGATGCGAGGCGACGGAGGTCCTCCTTGCAGTCGCTGTCAGAAAGCGAGGAGGATCGTTATTTAGAGACAACTCATTCCAAGCCTTCAACGAGAACGCCGTCGTCTCAAAGAGAACGAAGAAGTCATCGACATACTCCAACTCATCCTGTCCCCCGATCGGATAACGAAGGCGTTCGACGACTGGACGAATCGTTACGAAGGCATACGTCTACTCCGAGCATAAACGAAGATACGGTAGAAAGATCAGTGCCAAGTGCCGTGAGTAGGCGAACGTCTAGGACACCTGCACGCTACAATAAGGGAACTAATACTCCAAGAA GCCCGCGGTTAGATCAGTCCCGCCCAATGGATAAACAGAGCGTGCGCAGTTACCCGGGCGACCGTGAATCCGTGCGGTCAGGACGGCGGTCAAGAAGAGGTGACGATAGTAGCAGTGGATACAGTGATAATGAACGGAGATATCGTAG AGATCCTATTGATAAACTGAGAGAGGAGCTTCAGAGCTTGCGTTCGCAACTGCAGCAAGACTCGAACGCTCGCGGATTGCAAGCTCAGATGTACGACGACCTCCGACGGAGGCACGACGATCTGGAACGAGAGATGGCCCGAAGAGGTGCCGAGCAACAGATGGCGAACCTATACGACAACCTACAGAAAAAATACGATGATCTGGCGAACGAAATGTCTCGGAGCAAAGAAAGTGCGACCACAAGCACGACACCTCAAGACGATCTTAGAAGACGGATCGAAGAACTAGCAAGGGACGTAGGAGACCTAAAGCGAAGAGATCACCAGCGACCTTCTCGTTCTCGCTCTCCTTCGCCAGCTCCTGCAAAAGCACCCGCGGTCACTATGATGCAGTTTTTGTGTCCGTTTTGCGGAAGTTCTGGCTCTCATAGTCACGGGAATTATTTCTATCCAGGGTATTCTGGACCAGAACAGGAAACCCCGATTGTTAGCACACGGACACCAACCTCGAGGCCTCGTCGCCATACCGAGACGCAGACTCCTTATAATCCCGGATTAACGAACACTTATGTCCACCACCCTACTACCCCTGCGGCTACTTCCACACCGTACTCACCCTACTACCACAA TGTTGTTTCATCACCTATGCATCATCATACTCACACCTATCCGGGAGCTGCGACTTCATCGTCCATAATACCCGCGGGAGTTGTCCCCGGCGTGCCGGTGGCACCGCCAGGGGCGGTGAACGAAACCCCAACGGTACATCATATCCATCATCTTCCTCGGGGGAGGTCTAGGAACCGGCGGGATTATGTGGTATCCGATAGCGATGACTCTGAAAGTGACGAAGAATACCCTGCACCTCGAAG cAGGCACGTTCGACTCAGAAGTAACCCAAGTCCAAGTCACAGCGGTTGGGGAAATCACGAAGGAGATGAA TTGGAGAGTTATCGACTCCATCAGTCGCTGGACGTGGCTAACAAAGCCGCAAGAAGAATGCAGAATATCTCAAAGAGAATGCTGAGTAACATCGCTTCCGACTTAATCCGATCCGGCAAAAGATAG
- the LOC131774881 gene encoding serine/arginine repetitive matrix protein 2 isoform X2: MAEFQGQPTATAFRRQRTFSESSTDVSAGIDLQERLRKEKSQRKETDEVYQRLQDDYDELLKKYAQAENTIDQLRIGAKLNLYSDLPPPQQSSFVKVSVHNQPGVFRFPKSRQAILSEDSFPLTEGSHAIPQNGNQRTSGSGTDSSPANPSCPDGRGARFRAALASKLQYFQEDVDALQSHVMEGQWGELELQELRDMCEQLKAQNGNLKQELLQIQRLENGRDPESFENESFTGDFQPEDSLDGQLYRCGLRLEEISEQLGHHTTPSDDPHSQQERRNSYSDLLDRPRDNHHTASAENQRPEGDLQNLMQRLRNIKEASRNDALREGNSSDDAEDLDANSFEREDDFSRRFSLGPLPDSEGEEKQGLGDQAEPLDLQESGYFASESMSVIQDPLSEPLSSQYLVNSQGPQDRTRAGSLPHTSPHRLSIGSSTGQRSRSNSHRSRANTADFDSPPLPEDDGDNDLPSSTLPSPQTSPGSSKSPRASSSPKGNSVSGIPPPPRRQDSHMSEASSKRSRASSRASRLPVSSGIPTHDSLRDTQPVEPFDSRDRTASIHSSPREQHEPQESRRNSRQEPPRTLNGLHDDRASKPSRIAHGRPLRASVSGDSRVSTPLFLPNGNGPAQPKELNRRGKYRNPAADSERGFDSGFFGSEGSRISRGHESPDIPPPYYPETKLRSAPLQEQSATETEDDRGHITAPKHAPKLISRNRDARRRRSSLQSLSESEEDRYLETTHSKPSTRTPSSQRERRSHRHTPTHPVPRSDNEGVRRLDESLRRHTSTPSINEDTVERSVPSAVSRRTSRTPARYNKGTNTPRSTGPRLDQSRPMDKQSVRSYPGDRESVRSGRRSRRGDDSSSGYSDNERRYRRDPIDKLREELQSLRSQLQQDSNARGLQAQMYDDLRRRHDDLEREMARRGAEQQMANLYDNLQKKYDDLANEMSRSKESATTSTTPQDDLRRRIEELARDVGDLKRRDHQRPSRSRSPSPAPAKAPAVTMMQFLCPFCGSSGSHSHGNYFYPGYSGPEQETPIVSTRTPTSRPRRHTETQTPYNPGLTNTYVHHPTTPAATSTPYSPYYHNVVSSPMHHHTHTYPGAATSSSIIPAGVVPGVPVAPPGAVNETPTVHHIHHLPRGRSRNRRDYVVSDSDDSESDEEYPAPRRHVRLRSNPSPSHSGWGNHEGDELESYRLHQSLDVANKAARRMQNISKRMLSNIASDLIRSGKR, from the exons ATGGCTGAATTTCAAGGCCAACCGACTGCAACCGCCTTTAGGAGACAAAGGACTTTCTCGGAAAGCTCGACGGATGTTTCAGCCGGGATTGATTTACAGGAAAGGTTGAGGAAAGAGAAGTCACAACGTAAAGAGACTGACGAAGTTTATCAGCGACTACAGGACGATTACGACGAACTTCTCAAAAAATACGCACAGGCCGAGAACACTATAGATCAACTTAGGATAGGTGCTAAACTTAACTTGTACAGCGATTTGCCTCCACCACAACAAAGCTCATTTGTAAAAGTCTCGGTTCACAATCAGCCTGGCGTATTCAGATTTCCTAAAAGTCGCCAAGCTATTTTAAGCGAAGATAGTTTTCCTCTAACCGAAGGATCTCACGCTATACCGCAAAATGGCAACCAACGCACCTCAGGTTCAGGGACTGATTCTTCTCCAGCAAATCCATCGTGTCCCGATGGAAGAGGAGCCCGATTTAGGGCAGCTTTAGCGTCTAAATTGCAGTATTTTCAAGAAGACGTAGACGCTTTGCAAAGCCATGTCATGGAAGGACAATGGGGAGAGCTTGAACTTCAAGAATTGAGGGATATGTGCGAGCAGTTGAAAGCACAAAACGGGAATTTGAAACAAGAATTGCTGCAGATCCAACGATTGGAAAATGGACGAGATCCAGAGTCCTTTGAAAACGAAAG tTTTACTGGTGATTTTCAACCTGAGGACAGTCTTGATGGACAG CTGTATCGATGTGGGCTGcgactggaagaaatttcaGAGCAGCTTGGGCACCATACTACTCCATCTGATGATCCTCACAGTCAACAGGAAAGGAGAAATAGTTACAGCGATTTGTTAGACAG ACCAAGGGACAATCATCACACAGCATCAGCAGAAAATCAGAGACCTGAGGGTGATCTACAGAATCTAATGCAG AGACTGAGAAACATCAAGGAGGCAAGCAGAAATGACGCTTTGAG AGAAGGGAACAGCTCAGATGATGCGGAAGATCTGGATGCAAATTCTTTTGAAAGAGAGGATGACTTTTCTAGAAGATTTTCTCTCG GTCCGCTTCCAGATAGTGAAGGCGAAGAAAAACAG GGGCTTGGTGACCAAGCCGAACCTTTGGACCTACAGGAGTCTGGATACTTCGCGTCCGAATCAATGAGTGTGATTCAAGACCCTCTCTCTGAGCCCTTGTCAAGTCAGTACCTCGTAAATAGTCAAGGGCCACAAGATAGAACACGAGCAGGGTCCTTACCTCAcacaag CCCTCATCGCCTCTCAATCGGTTCAAGTACTGGACAGCGATCAAGGAGCAACAGTCACCGCAGCCGCGCCAACACAGCGGACTTCGATTCACCCCCACTCCCAGAGGATGATGGTGACAATGATCTTCCTTCTTCAACTTTACCTTCTCCACAGACCTCGCCTGGCAGTTCTAAGTCACCTCGAGCTTCGTCGAGTCCAAAGGGTAACAGCGTAAGCGGAATTCCTCCGCCTCCAAGACGCCAAGACAGTCACATGAGTGAAGCCAGTAGCAAACGTTCACGTGCTAGTTCTAGAGCATCGAGACTGCCTGTGTCCAGTGGTATTCCCACGCACGACAGCTTGCGTGACACTCAACCAGTCGAACCCTTTGATTCACGTGATCGCACGGCCAGTATTCACAGCTCACCGCGTGAACAGCACGAGCCGCAAGAATCACGGCGAAATAGCAGGCAGGAACCGCCACGGACGTTAAATGGGTTACACGATGATCGTGCCTCTAAACCCTCCAGGATTGCCCATGGTCGTCCTTTAAGAGCGAGCGTTTCGGGCGATAGCCGTGTTTCCACGCCGCTCTTTCTTCCTAACGGGAACGGGCCCGCTCAGCCTAAAGAGCTCAACCGTAGGGGAAAATATCGCAACCCAGCGGCTGATTCTGAGAGAGGTTTTGATAGCGGCTTCTTTGGTTCGGAGGGAAGTCGCATATCACGGGGCCACGAGTCCCCTGATATTCCGCCCCCTTATTACCCCGAGACTAAACTACGCAGTGCGCCTTTACAAGAACAATCCGCAACAGAGACTGAAGATGATAGGGGCCACATTACGGCGCCGAAACATGCGCCAAAGTTAATTTCTAGAAATAGAGATGCGAGGCGACGGAGGTCCTCCTTGCAGTCGCTGTCAGAAAGCGAGGAGGATCGTTATTTAGAGACAACTCATTCCAAGCCTTCAACGAGAACGCCGTCGTCTCAAAGAGAACGAAGAAGTCATCGACATACTCCAACTCATCCTGTCCCCCGATCGGATAACGAAGGCGTTCGACGACTGGACGAATCGTTACGAAGGCATACGTCTACTCCGAGCATAAACGAAGATACGGTAGAAAGATCAGTGCCAAGTGCCGTGAGTAGGCGAACGTCTAGGACACCTGCACGCTACAATAAGGGAACTAATACTCCAAGAAGTACGG GCCCGCGGTTAGATCAGTCCCGCCCAATGGATAAACAGAGCGTGCGCAGTTACCCGGGCGACCGTGAATCCGTGCGGTCAGGACGGCGGTCAAGAAGAGGTGACGATAGTAGCAGTGGATACAGTGATAATGAACGGAGATATCGTAG AGATCCTATTGATAAACTGAGAGAGGAGCTTCAGAGCTTGCGTTCGCAACTGCAGCAAGACTCGAACGCTCGCGGATTGCAAGCTCAGATGTACGACGACCTCCGACGGAGGCACGACGATCTGGAACGAGAGATGGCCCGAAGAGGTGCCGAGCAACAGATGGCGAACCTATACGACAACCTACAGAAAAAATACGATGATCTGGCGAACGAAATGTCTCGGAGCAAAGAAAGTGCGACCACAAGCACGACACCTCAAGACGATCTTAGAAGACGGATCGAAGAACTAGCAAGGGACGTAGGAGACCTAAAGCGAAGAGATCACCAGCGACCTTCTCGTTCTCGCTCTCCTTCGCCAGCTCCTGCAAAAGCACCCGCGGTCACTATGATGCAGTTTTTGTGTCCGTTTTGCGGAAGTTCTGGCTCTCATAGTCACGGGAATTATTTCTATCCAGGGTATTCTGGACCAGAACAGGAAACCCCGATTGTTAGCACACGGACACCAACCTCGAGGCCTCGTCGCCATACCGAGACGCAGACTCCTTATAATCCCGGATTAACGAACACTTATGTCCACCACCCTACTACCCCTGCGGCTACTTCCACACCGTACTCACCCTACTACCACAA TGTTGTTTCATCACCTATGCATCATCATACTCACACCTATCCGGGAGCTGCGACTTCATCGTCCATAATACCCGCGGGAGTTGTCCCCGGCGTGCCGGTGGCACCGCCAGGGGCGGTGAACGAAACCCCAACGGTACATCATATCCATCATCTTCCTCGGGGGAGGTCTAGGAACCGGCGGGATTATGTGGTATCCGATAGCGATGACTCTGAAAGTGACGAAGAATACCCTGCACCTCGAAG GCACGTTCGACTCAGAAGTAACCCAAGTCCAAGTCACAGCGGTTGGGGAAATCACGAAGGAGATGAA TTGGAGAGTTATCGACTCCATCAGTCGCTGGACGTGGCTAACAAAGCCGCAAGAAGAATGCAGAATATCTCAAAGAGAATGCTGAGTAACATCGCTTCCGACTTAATCCGATCCGGCAAAAGATAG